Proteins encoded by one window of Clostridium cagae:
- a CDS encoding NAD(P)/FAD-dependent oxidoreductase has product MYDVAIIGAGVIGASIFRELTKYNLKVAVLEKEKDVSMGTTKANSAIVHAGFDPKIGTLMAKYNVKGNEMYEDLCKELDVPFKRNGSLVVAHSEEEMQTVKDLCENGTKIGVRNLRVIDKEELLKMEPNLTDEVHGALYAPTGGIVGPFEFTIALCENGVTNGGEIKLKKEVSSIKKENGIFTIETTDGEKIEAKYIVNAAGLFADKVHNMICKETFNITPRTGEYYVMDKSQGKIVSHTIFPCPSKMGKGILVSPTIHGNLIIGPDAIDIEDKTDLGTNGEGLDAIRESAMHTTTKINFRESIRNFAGLRATPSTGDFIVEENDEVKGFVDAAGMKSPGLTSAPAVAEAVVEILGNAGLELTKKDNFIAKRHQVHFMELSAEEKAEMIKKNPQYGRMICRCESITEGEIVDSIKRSFGTLSLDGVKRRCRPGMGRCQGGFCGPRVQEIIARECGVKLEEVVQEKDGSYILTGKTK; this is encoded by the coding sequence ATGTATGATGTAGCAATAATTGGAGCTGGTGTCATTGGAGCTTCTATATTTAGAGAATTAACTAAATATAACTTAAAAGTAGCTGTTTTAGAGAAAGAAAAGGATGTATCAATGGGTACTACAAAGGCTAACTCAGCAATAGTACATGCTGGATTTGATCCAAAAATAGGTACTTTAATGGCTAAGTACAACGTAAAAGGAAATGAAATGTATGAAGATCTTTGTAAAGAGTTAGATGTTCCATTTAAGAGAAATGGTTCATTAGTTGTAGCTCATTCAGAAGAAGAAATGCAAACTGTAAAAGATCTTTGTGAAAATGGTACTAAAATAGGTGTTAGAAACCTAAGAGTTATAGATAAAGAAGAATTATTAAAAATGGAACCAAATCTTACAGATGAAGTTCATGGAGCTTTATATGCACCAACTGGTGGAATAGTAGGACCATTTGAATTTACAATTGCATTATGTGAAAACGGTGTAACTAACGGTGGAGAAATTAAACTTAAAAAAGAAGTTTCTTCAATCAAAAAGGAAAATGGAATATTTACAATAGAAACTACTGATGGAGAAAAGATAGAAGCTAAATACATAGTAAATGCTGCTGGTCTTTTCGCAGATAAAGTACACAATATGATTTGTAAAGAAACATTTAATATTACTCCAAGAACTGGTGAATATTATGTAATGGATAAATCTCAAGGTAAAATAGTATCTCATACAATATTCCCTTGTCCTTCTAAAATGGGTAAAGGTATATTAGTTAGTCCAACAATACATGGTAACCTTATCATAGGACCAGATGCTATAGATATCGAAGATAAAACAGACTTAGGAACAAATGGTGAAGGATTAGACGCTATAAGAGAATCTGCTATGCATACTACTACAAAGATTAATTTCAGAGAAAGCATAAGAAACTTTGCTGGATTAAGAGCAACACCAAGTACAGGAGACTTTATAGTTGAAGAAAATGATGAAGTTAAAGGATTCGTTGATGCTGCTGGTATGAAATCACCAGGATTAACTTCTGCACCAGCTGTAGCTGAAGCCGTAGTTGAAATCTTAGGAAATGCAGGTCTTGAATTAACTAAGAAAGATAACTTCATAGCTAAGAGACATCAAGTTCACTTTATGGAATTATCAGCTGAAGAAAAAGCTGAAATGATTAAGAAAAATCCACAATACGGTAGAATGATCTGTAGATGTGAAAGCATTACTGAAGGTGAAATCGTTGATTCTATAAAGAGATCATTTGGAACACTTTCTCTAGATGGTGTTAAGAGAAGATGTAGACCAGGAATGGGAAGATGCCAAGGTGGATTCTGTGGACCAAGAGTTCAAGAAATAATAGCAAGAGAATGTGGCGTTAAATTAGAAGAAGTAGTACAAGAAAAAGACGGTTCTTACATTTTAACAGGAAAAACTAAGTAG
- a CDS encoding aspartate kinase produces MNTIITKFGGSSLADAEQFKKVKNIITSNKSRKFVIPSAPGKRNSKDSKITDLLYLCHAHINTGISLDDVFNHINDRYIGIVNDLKLDLNIKSYLDLIKKDIENGASSDYAASRGEYLNAIILSNYLGFEFIDAKDVIKFNTDGCLNYDETLRLLKEKLSLIDKAVIPGFYGSDNNGDIVTFSRGGSDVTGALVTASLNADLYENWTDVSGFLMADPRIISNPKPISTITYTELRELSYMGASVLHEEAIFPVRKAGIPINIKNTNKPEDKGTFIVEDSFNDDSQIITGIAGKKDFTVISIAKALMNSELGFCRKILSILEQHNVSFENMPSGIDTVCLVISDSQLKNKTALIVEEIKRTCNPDTIEIHPNMALIATVGKGMAKQKGVASKVFTALSEANVNIRMIDQGSSEINILVGIENDNFEKAIAAIYNAFN; encoded by the coding sequence ATGAATACTATTATAACAAAATTTGGTGGAAGTTCACTAGCTGATGCTGAACAATTCAAAAAGGTGAAAAATATAATTACATCTAATAAATCTAGAAAATTTGTTATTCCATCAGCACCAGGAAAGAGAAATTCTAAAGATTCTAAAATAACTGATTTATTATATCTTTGCCATGCTCATATCAATACTGGTATATCATTAGATGATGTTTTTAATCATATAAATGATAGATATATTGGTATTGTAAATGACCTTAAATTAGATCTAAATATCAAATCATACTTAGACCTAATAAAAAAAGATATAGAGAATGGTGCCTCTAGTGATTATGCAGCTAGTAGAGGGGAGTATTTAAATGCTATAATCCTTAGCAACTATTTAGGCTTTGAATTTATAGATGCTAAAGATGTAATTAAATTTAATACTGATGGATGTTTAAATTATGATGAAACATTAAGATTATTAAAAGAAAAGCTTTCTTTAATAGATAAAGCTGTCATTCCAGGGTTTTATGGTTCAGATAACAATGGAGATATTGTTACTTTTTCAAGGGGTGGATCAGACGTTACTGGGGCTTTAGTTACTGCAAGTTTAAACGCTGATCTTTATGAAAATTGGACAGATGTTTCTGGTTTCTTAATGGCTGATCCTAGAATTATTTCTAATCCTAAGCCTATAAGCACAATAACTTATACTGAACTTAGAGAACTTTCTTATATGGGTGCTTCTGTTTTACATGAAGAAGCTATTTTTCCAGTAAGAAAAGCTGGGATCCCAATTAATATCAAAAATACAAACAAACCAGAAGATAAGGGAACTTTTATAGTAGAAGATTCATTTAATGATGATTCACAAATTATAACTGGTATAGCTGGTAAAAAAGATTTCACTGTAATTTCAATTGCAAAAGCTTTAATGAATTCTGAATTAGGTTTTTGTAGAAAAATATTATCAATACTTGAACAGCATAATGTTTCATTTGAAAATATGCCTTCTGGTATAGACACTGTATGTTTGGTAATTTCAGATTCTCAATTAAAAAATAAAACTGCTTTAATTGTGGAAGAAATTAAAAGAACTTGTAATCCTGATACAATAGAAATTCACCCTAACATGGCATTGATAGCTACTGTTGGTAAAGGTATGGCTAAACAAAAAGGTGTGGCATCAAAAGTATTTACAGCATTATCAGAAGCTAATGTAAATATTCGAATGATTGATCAAGGATCCAGTGAAATCAACATATTAGTTGGTATAGAAAATGATAATTTTGAAAAAGCCATAGCTGCTATTTATAATGCTTTTAATTAA
- the glpK gene encoding glycerol kinase GlpK encodes MGKYVVALDQGTTSSRAIIFDKEQNIVGVSQKEFTQIYPHEGWVEHNPLEIWSSQYGVLQEVLAKTNVTADEISAIGITNQRETTIVWDKNTGEPVYNAIVWQCRRTASIVDELKKDDEFAEYVKANTGLLLDAYFSGTKIKWILDNVEGAREKAEKGDLLFGTVDTWLVWKLTNGKVHVTDYTNASRTMLYNIKELRWDEKIINKLGIPTSMLPEVKNSSEVYGHTNLGGVGGVRVPISGMAGDQQCALFGQTCFEKGSAKNTYGTGCFLLMNTGEDMVLSKNGLVTTIAVGINDKIEYALEGSVFVGGAVIQWVRDELQFIHDAADSEYFAKKVEDNGGVYVVPAFVGLGAPYWDMYARGAIFGLTRGANRNHIIRAALESIAYQTNDLLTAMAEDAGCKLASLRVDGGASRNDLLMQFQADISNTQVLRPIITETTALGAAYLAGLAVGFWESKEEIATKWAISKSYGPTFERAKREKLNKGWKNAVSRVKGWAE; translated from the coding sequence ATGGGTAAATATGTTGTAGCGTTAGATCAAGGAACTACAAGTTCAAGAGCTATTATTTTCGACAAAGAACAAAATATAGTAGGTGTAAGCCAAAAAGAGTTTACACAAATATATCCACATGAAGGTTGGGTAGAACATAATCCACTAGAAATTTGGTCAAGTCAATATGGAGTGCTTCAAGAAGTATTAGCAAAGACTAATGTTACTGCTGATGAAATATCAGCTATAGGTATAACAAATCAAAGAGAAACTACAATAGTATGGGACAAGAATACAGGAGAACCTGTTTACAATGCTATAGTATGGCAATGTAGAAGAACTGCTAGTATAGTAGATGAATTAAAGAAAGACGATGAATTTGCTGAATATGTAAAAGCAAATACAGGATTATTATTAGATGCTTACTTCTCAGGAACTAAAATCAAATGGATTTTAGACAATGTTGAAGGTGCAAGAGAAAAAGCTGAAAAAGGTGATTTATTATTTGGTACAGTAGATACATGGTTAGTTTGGAAGTTAACAAATGGTAAGGTTCATGTAACCGACTACACTAATGCTTCTAGAACTATGCTATATAATATAAAAGAATTAAGATGGGATGAAAAAATAATTAATAAATTAGGAATACCAACTTCTATGTTACCAGAAGTTAAGAATTCTTCAGAAGTTTATGGACATACTAATCTTGGTGGCGTTGGTGGCGTTAGAGTTCCAATATCAGGTATGGCTGGAGACCAACAATGTGCATTATTTGGACAAACTTGTTTCGAAAAAGGTAGTGCTAAAAACACTTACGGAACTGGATGTTTCTTACTTATGAACACTGGTGAAGACATGGTTCTTAGTAAAAATGGTCTTGTAACTACAATTGCTGTTGGTATAAATGATAAAATTGAATATGCTTTAGAAGGTTCAGTATTCGTAGGTGGAGCTGTAATTCAATGGGTAAGAGATGAACTTCAATTCATCCATGATGCAGCAGATTCAGAATACTTTGCTAAAAAAGTAGAAGACAATGGTGGAGTTTATGTAGTACCAGCATTCGTTGGACTAGGAGCACCATATTGGGATATGTATGCTAGAGGAGCTATCTTTGGATTAACTAGAGGAGCTAATAGAAATCATATAATCAGAGCAGCATTAGAATCAATAGCTTATCAAACTAATGATTTATTAACTGCTATGGCAGAAGATGCTGGATGTAAATTAGCATCACTTAGAGTTGATGGTGGAGCTAGTAGAAATGATTTATTAATGCAATTCCAAGCTGATATTTCAAATACTCAAGTTCTTAGACCAATAATTACTGAAACTACAGCTTTAGGAGCTGCTTACTTAGCAGGTCTTGCAGTTGGATTCTGGGAATCTAAAGAAGAAATTGCAACTAAATGGGCTATTAGTAAGAGTTATGGACCAACTTTTGAAAGAGCTAAGAGAGAAAAGCTAAACAAAGGATGGAAAAATGCAGTTTCAAGAGTTAAAGGTTGGGCAGAATAG
- a CDS encoding glycerol-3-phosphate responsive antiterminator: MNNIKELLEENPIIAAVKDMKQLNVALESSAEIIFVLFGDVMNIKEISELIVSKGKVGVIHIDLVEGFTNREVVIKFLKQETKFKGIISTKPQVVKIAKSYGLVAIQRVFIFDTLSLKNAENHLVVDCDALEVLPGVIPKVIEIISKKSNIPVVAGGLIETKEDVMLALRSGATCVSTTRNEIWNM, translated from the coding sequence ATGAATAATATTAAAGAATTACTAGAAGAAAATCCAATAATAGCAGCAGTAAAAGATATGAAACAATTAAACGTAGCATTAGAATCCTCAGCTGAAATAATTTTTGTACTATTTGGAGACGTAATGAATATTAAAGAAATTAGTGAATTAATAGTTTCCAAAGGTAAAGTAGGTGTAATTCACATTGATTTAGTAGAAGGTTTTACAAATAGAGAAGTTGTTATAAAATTCTTAAAACAAGAAACTAAATTTAAAGGAATTATTAGTACAAAACCTCAAGTAGTGAAGATAGCAAAAAGTTATGGGTTAGTAGCAATACAAAGAGTATTTATATTTGATACATTGTCATTAAAAAATGCAGAAAATCATTTAGTAGTAGATTGTGATGCATTAGAAGTATTACCAGGAGTTATTCCAAAGGTTATAGAAATCATTTCAAAAAAATCAAATATACCAGTTGTTGCAGGCGGTCTTATTGAAACTAAAGAAGATGTTATGTTAGCTTTACGTTCAGGTGCAACATGTGTATCAACAACTAGAAATGAAATATGGAATATGTAG
- a CDS encoding DUF1667 domain-containing protein gives MIKELICISCPMGCHLKVDAENNTVTGNTCKRGAEYGINEVTHPVRVITSTVKVKGGQLPVIPVKTNGAIPKGLNFKCMEVLAGVELQAPVKIGDVIVKDVLGTGVDIVAARNMKAI, from the coding sequence ATGATAAAAGAATTAATTTGTATAAGCTGCCCAATGGGTTGTCATTTAAAAGTAGATGCAGAAAATAATACTGTAACAGGTAACACTTGTAAAAGAGGTGCAGAATACGGTATAAACGAAGTTACTCATCCAGTTAGAGTAATAACTTCAACTGTTAAAGTAAAGGGAGGCCAACTTCCAGTTATACCTGTAAAGACTAATGGAGCAATTCCAAAGGGTCTTAACTTCAAATGTATGGAAGTTTTAGCTGGAGTAGAATTACAAGCACCAGTTAAAATTGGAGATGTTATAGTTAAAGATGTATTAGGAACAGGCGTTGATATTGTAGCTGCTAGAAATATGAAAGCAATCTAA
- a CDS encoding NAD(P)/FAD-dependent oxidoreductase has translation MSYELIVIGGGPAGLAAAHEAYTNGIKNILILERDKELGGILNQCIHNGFGLHTFKEELTGPEYASRFIDMLQDTNVEVKLDTMVLNIDEDKTVHAMNSEEGYMTLKTDAVILAMGCRERTRGAINTPGDRPAGVFTAGAAQRYINMEGYMPGKEVLILGSGDIGLIMARRMTLEGAKVKAVVELCPYSNGLNRNIVQCLNDYDIPLYLSHTIIDIVGDTRVEKVVIAEVGPDRKPIKGTEKEFTVDTLLLSVGLIPENELSTNAGIQKDNRTNGLIVTENMETSMDGVFACGNVVHVHDLVDFVTQESKHAGQAAAKYIKKELKKGSYVNIINGQNVNYTVPQKLDVDAVDDKLTIFMRVNNIYHNKALVVRCNGEEIAKFKRTHLAPSEMEKVILSKPLLEKVKGDITISLEDGE, from the coding sequence ATGAGTTATGAATTAATAGTAATTGGTGGAGGTCCAGCAGGACTTGCAGCAGCACACGAAGCATATACTAATGGAATTAAAAATATATTAATCTTAGAAAGAGACAAAGAACTTGGAGGAATCCTAAATCAATGTATACATAACGGATTTGGGCTTCATACTTTCAAAGAAGAGTTAACAGGTCCTGAATACGCTAGCAGATTTATCGATATGCTACAAGATACAAATGTAGAAGTTAAATTAGATACAATGGTATTAAATATAGATGAAGATAAAACTGTACATGCAATGAATTCTGAAGAAGGTTACATGACTTTAAAGACAGATGCAGTAATTCTTGCAATGGGTTGTAGAGAAAGAACTAGAGGAGCTATAAATACTCCTGGAGATAGACCAGCAGGTGTATTCACAGCAGGTGCTGCTCAAAGATATATAAACATGGAAGGATATATGCCAGGTAAAGAAGTATTAATACTTGGATCTGGAGATATCGGATTAATAATGGCTAGAAGAATGACACTTGAAGGTGCTAAAGTAAAAGCTGTTGTTGAATTGTGCCCATATTCTAATGGATTAAACAGAAACATTGTTCAATGTTTAAATGATTATGATATTCCTCTATACTTATCACATACTATAATTGATATAGTAGGAGATACAAGAGTAGAAAAAGTTGTAATTGCTGAAGTTGGTCCAGATAGAAAACCAATTAAAGGAACTGAAAAAGAATTTACTGTTGATACATTATTATTATCAGTAGGTCTTATTCCAGAAAATGAATTATCAACAAATGCTGGTATTCAAAAGGATAATAGAACTAATGGTTTAATAGTAACAGAAAACATGGAAACTTCAATGGATGGAGTATTTGCTTGTGGTAACGTAGTACATGTTCATGACTTAGTTGACTTTGTTACTCAAGAATCAAAACATGCTGGACAAGCAGCTGCTAAATACATTAAGAAAGAACTTAAAAAAGGTAGTTATGTAAATATAATTAATGGACAAAATGTTAATTATACAGTACCTCAAAAACTTGATGTAGACGCAGTAGACGATAAATTAACTATATTTATGAGAGTTAATAACATTTATCATAATAAGGCTTTAGTTGTAAGATGTAATGGTGAAGAAATTGCTAAGTTTAAGAGAACTCACTTAGCACCATCAGAAATGGAGAAGGTTATTTTAAGTAAGCCTTTATTAGAAAAAGTTAAAGGTGATATTACAATATCATTAGAGGATGGTGAATAA
- the gltB gene encoding glutamate synthase large subunit translates to MDKFIPKKQGLYDPCFEHDACGIGTIVNIDGEKSHDILSDCLTILEKLKHRGGTGADENTGDGAGVLLNIPHKFFTEELKSKGIVLGNEGDYAVGMIFLPQEDKARKEVKGLIEDICKEEGLEVLGWREVPSNPSILGKASLEAMPVIKQIFVKRTGVKKGTAFERKLYIIRRNIEKRASWISKFLNEVFYIASFSSKTIVYKGMLLSTQLREFYKDLEDERVETSLALVHSRYSTNTFPSWERAHPNRFMIHNGEINTLRGNVNKVYSRETNVKSRALGKDLIRVLPIINKEGSDSAILDNNLEFLHMNGMDLTRAVMMAIPEPWQKSKTMSKEKKAFYEYNATLMEPWDGPAAIVFTDGEKVGAVLDRNGLRPSRYYITKDRRLILSSEVGALDIPSEIIEKKDRLRPGRMLIVDTIKKEIIDDEELKHTYATEHPYEEWLEERLVTLDKINDGKTLKIEYDKDTRKRLEKTFGYTYEEVKTTILPMAENGAEPLAAMGIDIPIAPLSKEAQPLFNYFKQLFAQVTNPPIDAIREEIVTASNIYLGPEGNILEDKSSNCELLKLESPIVTNEELSKIKALNKGDLKTKVIDIVFDKGSSLEDAIDEMFDKAQEAYEKGYTLLVLSDRNVCATKVPIPSLLAVSALHQYLVKKGTRTSVGLILESGEPREIHHFATLIGFGVSAVNPYMAYESLRSLIEDGLLEVEYDKAVYNYNKAVVKGIIKILSKMGISTIQSYQGAQIFEAVGIGKKVIDRYFTNTVSRIGGIGLEEIQKEAEINHEKAFKDKTYVADFQLDSPGYEKLRSGEEKEEHLYNPNTIHKLQKATKTGDYELFKEYASLINDEDAEITLRGLLEFNYNSSEIPLEEVEPVSEIVKRFKTGAMSYGSISKEAHEALAIAMNRVGGKSNTGEGGEDRDRWIKDENGDSRRSSIKQIASGRFGVTSEYLVNADELQIKLAQGAKPGEGGQLPATKVYPWVAKTRHSTTGVGLISPPPHHDIYSIEDLAQLIYDLKNANMDARISVKLVSECGVGTVAAGVAKGGADVILISGYDGGTGASPKNSIKNAGLPWELGLAEAHQTLLLNELRDRVTVEVDGKLMTGRDVAIAALLGAEEFGFATAPLVSLGCVMMRVCNLDTCPVGIATQNEELRKRFKGKPEYVVNFMYFIAQELREIMAKLGFRKIDEMIGRVDRLKQKENIKGWKAKNIDLSSILYTPDKFKGKVIKFDKANKPDHKLNEVIDATMFVKKCEDAINGNENIRFEVDITNTDRTLGTILGSEVTKVNGDKGLPEDSIVIKCNGGAGQSFGSFIPNGLTLEVEGDANDYFGKGLSGGKLIVYPPKKSTFIAEENILIGNVALYGATSGKVFINGIAGERFCVRNSGATTVVEGVGAHGCEYMTGGKVVVLGKTGINFAAGMSGGVAYLYKEDDNFKININEEMILLEELSLEDEEDLKDLLEEHVEVTGSPKGNKILSNFENKKSNFIKVIPKDYKKVLKTVEKYKNLGFKEEEALIKTFQEIKGR, encoded by the coding sequence ATGGATAAATTTATTCCAAAAAAACAAGGATTATATGATCCATGTTTTGAACATGATGCTTGTGGCATTGGTACAATTGTAAATATTGATGGTGAGAAATCTCATGATATTTTATCGGATTGTTTAACAATATTAGAAAAATTAAAACATAGAGGTGGAACAGGAGCTGATGAAAACACTGGTGATGGTGCAGGTGTTTTATTAAATATACCACATAAATTTTTTACGGAGGAATTAAAGTCAAAAGGTATTGTTTTAGGTAATGAAGGTGATTATGCTGTTGGTATGATTTTTTTACCTCAAGAAGATAAAGCAAGAAAAGAAGTAAAGGGGCTTATTGAAGATATATGTAAAGAGGAAGGGTTAGAAGTATTAGGTTGGAGAGAGGTTCCAAGTAATCCTTCAATTTTAGGAAAAGCATCCTTAGAGGCTATGCCTGTAATAAAACAAATTTTTGTAAAAAGAACAGGAGTAAAGAAGGGTACTGCCTTTGAAAGAAAATTATATATTATTAGAAGAAATATAGAAAAAAGAGCCAGCTGGATAAGTAAATTTTTAAATGAAGTTTTTTATATAGCTTCTTTTTCATCAAAAACAATAGTATATAAAGGAATGCTACTTTCTACTCAATTGAGGGAATTTTATAAAGATTTAGAAGATGAGAGAGTAGAAACATCACTTGCATTAGTACATTCTAGATATAGTACTAATACATTCCCAAGCTGGGAAAGAGCTCATCCTAACAGATTTATGATTCATAATGGTGAAATAAATACATTAAGAGGAAATGTAAATAAGGTTTATTCAAGAGAAACTAATGTAAAATCAAGAGCACTTGGAAAAGATTTAATTAGGGTGCTTCCTATTATAAATAAAGAAGGATCAGATTCAGCGATTTTAGATAACAATTTAGAATTTTTACATATGAATGGAATGGATCTAACTAGGGCTGTAATGATGGCAATTCCAGAACCATGGCAAAAAAGTAAAACTATGAGCAAAGAGAAAAAAGCATTTTACGAATATAATGCTACATTAATGGAACCATGGGATGGTCCTGCTGCAATAGTGTTTACTGACGGGGAAAAGGTAGGTGCAGTATTAGATAGAAATGGTTTAAGACCATCAAGATATTATATAACTAAAGATAGAAGACTGATTTTATCTTCAGAAGTTGGAGCATTAGATATTCCATCAGAAATAATTGAGAAAAAAGATAGACTAAGACCAGGTAGAATGCTCATTGTTGATACAATTAAAAAAGAAATTATTGATGATGAAGAACTAAAGCATACTTATGCTACAGAGCATCCTTATGAAGAATGGCTTGAAGAAAGATTAGTTACTTTAGATAAAATCAATGATGGAAAAACTTTAAAAATAGAATATGACAAAGATACAAGAAAAAGATTAGAAAAAACTTTTGGATATACTTATGAAGAAGTAAAAACAACGATACTTCCTATGGCTGAAAATGGCGCTGAACCACTTGCTGCAATGGGAATAGATATTCCAATAGCACCATTATCTAAGGAAGCACAACCTTTGTTTAACTATTTCAAACAATTATTTGCACAAGTAACTAATCCACCTATAGATGCAATAAGAGAAGAGATTGTTACAGCTTCTAATATTTATTTAGGACCAGAAGGAAATATTTTAGAAGATAAATCTTCAAATTGTGAGTTACTTAAGCTTGAGTCTCCGATAGTAACTAATGAAGAATTATCAAAAATAAAAGCACTTAATAAGGGAGATTTAAAAACAAAAGTTATAGATATAGTATTTGATAAGGGAAGTTCTTTAGAAGATGCTATAGATGAAATGTTTGATAAAGCACAAGAGGCTTATGAAAAGGGATATACCTTACTTGTGTTATCTGATAGAAATGTATGTGCAACTAAAGTACCGATACCATCATTACTTGCAGTTTCAGCACTTCATCAATATCTAGTTAAGAAGGGTACTAGAACATCAGTAGGTTTAATACTTGAAAGTGGAGAACCAAGAGAAATTCATCATTTCGCAACATTAATTGGCTTTGGAGTATCAGCTGTAAATCCATATATGGCATATGAATCTTTAAGATCACTTATTGAAGATGGATTACTTGAAGTTGAATATGACAAGGCTGTTTATAATTATAATAAAGCAGTGGTTAAAGGTATAATTAAGATTCTTTCTAAGATGGGAATATCAACAATTCAATCTTATCAAGGAGCTCAAATTTTTGAAGCAGTAGGTATTGGTAAAAAAGTTATAGATAGATATTTTACTAATACAGTAAGTAGAATTGGTGGAATAGGCTTAGAGGAAATTCAAAAAGAGGCTGAAATAAATCATGAAAAAGCTTTTAAGGATAAAACTTATGTAGCAGATTTTCAATTAGATTCACCAGGATATGAAAAGCTAAGATCAGGAGAAGAAAAAGAAGAACATTTATATAATCCTAACACTATACACAAATTACAAAAAGCTACTAAAACTGGAGATTATGAATTGTTTAAAGAATATGCTTCTTTAATTAATGATGAGGATGCAGAAATAACATTAAGAGGATTATTAGAGTTTAATTATAATTCATCAGAAATTCCATTAGAAGAAGTTGAGCCTGTTTCTGAAATTGTTAAAAGATTTAAAACAGGAGCTATGTCTTATGGATCAATATCAAAAGAAGCTCATGAAGCGTTAGCTATTGCAATGAATAGAGTTGGAGGAAAATCCAACACAGGTGAAGGTGGAGAAGATAGAGACAGATGGATTAAAGATGAAAATGGAGATTCAAGAAGATCTTCAATAAAACAAATTGCTTCTGGTAGATTTGGTGTTACATCTGAATATTTAGTAAATGCTGATGAACTTCAAATAAAACTTGCACAAGGAGCAAAACCAGGTGAAGGTGGTCAATTACCAGCTACTAAAGTTTATCCATGGGTTGCTAAAACTAGGCACTCAACTACTGGTGTTGGACTTATATCACCACCACCACACCATGATATATATTCAATAGAAGACTTGGCACAATTAATTTATGATTTAAAAAATGCAAATATGGATGCAAGAATATCTGTTAAATTAGTTTCAGAATGTGGAGTAGGAACAGTTGCAGCTGGAGTTGCTAAAGGTGGAGCTGATGTAATATTGATTTCAGGATATGATGGAGGAACAGGGGCATCACCTAAGAATTCAATAAAAAATGCAGGACTTCCATGGGAGCTTGGACTTGCAGAAGCACATCAAACACTGTTACTTAATGAATTAAGAGACAGAGTAACAGTAGAGGTTGATGGAAAGCTTATGACAGGCAGAGATGTTGCAATTGCAGCACTTCTTGGAGCTGAAGAATTTGGATTTGCAACAGCACCTTTAGTATCACTTGGATGTGTTATGATGAGGGTTTGTAATTTAGATACTTGTCCTGTAGGAATAGCAACACAAAATGAAGAGCTTAGAAAAAGATTTAAAGGAAAGCCAGAATATGTAGTTAATTTCATGTACTTTATAGCACAAGAATTAAGAGAAATCATGGCAAAGCTTGGATTTAGAAAAATTGATGAAATGATAGGTAGAGTAGATAGATTAAAACAAAAAGAAAATATAAAGGGTTGGAAAGCTAAAAATATTGATTTAAGTTCTATACTTTATACTCCAGATAAATTTAAAGGTAAGGTTATTAAATTTGATAAAGCAAACAAACCTGATCACAAGTTAAATGAAGTAATAGATGCAACTATGTTTGTTAAAAAATGTGAAGATGCTATAAATGGTAATGAAAATATAAGATTTGAAGTAGATATAACAAATACTGATAGAACTCTTGGAACAATACTTGGATCTGAAGTGACAAAAGTAAATGGAGATAAGGGATTACCAGAAGATAGTATAGTTATTAAATGTAATGGTGGAGCTGGTCAAAGTTTCGGTTCATTTATTCCAAATGGACTAACACTTGAAGTTGAAGGTGACGCTAATGATTATTTTGGAAAAGGGTTATCAGGGGGTAAACTTATTGTGTATCCACCAAAGAAATCTACTTTTATAGCAGAAGAAAATATACTTATTGGAAATGTTGCTTTGTATGGTGCAACATCTGGTAAAGTGTTTATAAATGGTATTGCAGGTGAAAGATTCTGTGTAAGAAATTCAGGTGCAACAACTGTTGTTGAAGGTGTTGGAGCACATGGGTGTGAATACATGACTGGAGGAAAAGTTGTTGTCTTAGGAAAGACAGGAATCAATTTTGCGGCAGGAATGAGTGGAGGAGTTGCTTATCTTTATAAAGAAGATGACAATTTCAAAATTAATATAAATGAAGAGATGATTCTTTTAGAAGAATTAAGTTTAGAAGATGAAGAAGATTTAAAAGATTTATTAGAAGAACATGTTGAAGTCACAGGATCTCCTAAGGGTAATAAAATATTATCTAACTTTGAAAATAAAAAATCTAATTTCATAAAGGTAATACCTAAAGATTACAAAAAGGTATTGAAAACAGTAGAAAAGTATAAGAATCTTGGATTTAAAGAAGAAGAAGCTTTAATAAAAACATTCCAAGAAATAAAAGGAAGATAA